Genomic DNA from Nicotiana tabacum cultivar K326 chromosome 21, ASM71507v2, whole genome shotgun sequence:
ACAGCATTTCCATCAACATTACCTTTCAATATCCTACTGGATTTTGCAAGTGGTGAAGTTTCAATGCCCTCAGAAATGATGAAGTTCATATCCATTTGATCGAGCTCATCATCGCTTGTGTATGACTTCTTGAGCACTGAAGATCCGATCCGTCTCAGCTTAGAATGGCTACTAATGTCACCTAATAGACTATCCACTGAAGCTGTTGAAGGTGGCTTATATGCTATAGGAGCTGCTGTGCAGGGGTAGCTCATGACTGAATCTTCTTCCGCGTCAAAAGGATCCTAATGAGAAAAATATCATAAGCAGAATCTGATTTACAAAGACTTGGTTCTAGCATGACAAAATGAACAAAGTCAAAGAGATGAGCTTACCTCTGTGTTAAGAGCTTCAAGTACACATTCAGGTATTGGATCAGGGCAAAACTCATCCGCGACAAAAACATTAAGAACCCTTCTTATTATAATTGGACCAAATGTGGGACAGACCTGTAGAGAGCACAAATAAggggaaagaaaaatacaagcacTCGGGCTGCAAAAATCATGATGCTTTCAAGGTTTTGAGGACAAACCTCTTTTCTTATTGTCCTACTTAACAGCATATCCTTTGGAAGCATCATAAGATCACTCAGTGCGTCGAGGAGATAGAAAGATTTGGAAGATGTATCATATTCTTCActcccatcatcatcattatctgcTCTATTTTCATCGTGTAGTGAGTTCCCAACAAGGTCAGTGAGCCATCTAGACCAATTCCCTATCTGCAATCAATGTGATTTAAATAATcatcatcatatatatatatatatatatatatatatatatatatatatatatatatatatatatatatatataatcaacgGATAAATACTATCTTAGAGTTTGCAGAATGTGACTTAAAAGAAAATTAATATGGTGTAAAAATTGGTAAAAGAATGAGGGAAGAAAAATAAAGGAGAGCGAAGGGTCGGATTTGGAAACCTGGAAATAAGGAAGTCTAAATATTAGTATGGCACATCTGCTATGAACAAAAAAATGTTTGTTTTCTTGGGGTAATAGGGGAGAGAAGTGACAAATGGCAAAATAACCCGTCAAGGTAAGCAGCAGACTAACAATCATATCTACATTTTAGAACACTAATTGAAAACGTTCAACCATGATCCTTACCGCATTTTTCAGTTGTGCACCTGCCCCAAAGCTAGCTTTTCCAGCTGGAATGGGAAGCACCTCGGCATCACTGATGGGATCTGATATAGGATCTGAAGGCATCTCATCAGCAGACTCTCGAAGGATAGCATTGAACATAGCTACATCCAATCTAGCCACACATTGTTCCATTATCTGGTTTCAAGAACATTTATCAGCAGCAAAATGGACCAAAATCTATATCATAGTTTGAACTGCATTAAACCCATCCAAAGAAAGACAGGAAATGCTGGTTCTAACATAAGCAAATCTACTTTTCTTCAGTACAAGGAAGTTCGTGTTTGGTAGTCTTTTTTAACATATGACACTAATTAGTATATGAACTAACAACTACTTAATTAGTAGTCAAATTTTCTTGAGAAGTGAAACAAAGACAGATAATAACATGTTATGATTACGTAAATAGGAGCATGTACAATATGGAAGGAAGGGTGGGCCAGACTGTACCAATTTAGAGAGCAAACGCAAACAGCCACATTCGTGTCCGCCAGCTCGAACAGGGCAAATCCTATCACAGGCATCTTTCAAGGCTTTTTTCcaaagatccaaggaaaaatttACATGCTCTTCAGCACCTGAACTAGACGTCTTACTGCAAACATTGTTTATCTCGGAACCCATGCTATTACAGATTGCGGTTGCAGCACCAGACTGCATATGTGGAATGAGAGTCtgaagaaataaataaatgaataaaacaGAGTTGAGTTAGCTGATAGGTTACTGATTCTTCAGATTCAAAAGCAATAAATGACATCTTTAAGATTCATTTTGTGCACCTGCCACCAAATAGATTCAATGATGCGGGAGAATATCCAAGCCTCTGCTTTTTCAAGTGCTCTTATAAATGTAACAGGGTCCTTCCAATTGCCTAAACTATCACAAATATCATCTTCTACACCGTTGCTAGAGTGAGATTCCCACTTAAGTGGGGAAAACTTCTTCTTGTCCGTGACAACAGAATTTCCAAGCATAGTTTCAGTAGAAAGAGGTAACTGCTGCTGCCCATGGAATTTGGTTATAGTTGCTCTCAGCACCACTGAATTTGATAGCCAGAAAGTTAACCTGTGGTCAGAAAAAATAAGTGAATATctagaagaaaaacaaataacTGTCTTGTGCATGTAGCTTAACTTCCTTCCGCAAAACCTTAAACTGAAAAGTACCTAGCAACATCATGTCCACATGCTTTTGCAATCAAATATATTCCAGAAATAGCACTTTTAGCAGCACTTCCCCTTTTCAATACGGAGGTTTCTTTACATGCATGTAGATAGAACCTGGACAGGCGTCTTGCCGGAGCATGGACCTTATTCATGGAACATCCATGCTCAGCAACAACTGAGTAAAGGCCAACTTCAATAGCAGCAGCTTCTCTCAATTCTCCTTCAAGCATCTTTACTCTTTGCTCCAACTTATGGATTTTGCTTTCCAAAAGAATGTTTGTTGTGTCCCTTGGACTCGCTTTTTGATCTTTTCTCTCATTGCTTGAAAAACCTCGAGCACTTTTCAGAGTGTCTTGTACTAAAAGCTGATTACTTCCGACAGATCCGTCACCCCTATTTGATTCTGGTGATGACCTGACTGACATTACATGCTTTAATATCTCATTATCGGGGGTACTACTCTTTGCTCCGGAACTGTCCCTGTAAGCAGAAATTGCATGAGTTTCCTTCAAATCATGTTTTACAGTATCCTCTTCTGAATAGCAACTGATTGACTCATCGTTTTTGCATTGCCCTTCATCTTCCATAGGTTCTTTTCCTTGTTCATTTTGCTGATAACCCTCACTGTTTTCACCATCAACAGAACCATTTTTGGTAACCGCAGCTCTTGCATCATCACACAGCGAATTTACAGGTGGAGTGGAAGTGTTCTCTTCAATTTCACTATCGGAGAAATTACTAACTGTGCTCACAAAGTTATTGTTATCATCTGTGATATGCGGAATAGGACAGGCTTTTTCAGCTGGATCTGAGTTCTGCCGACTGGATTGTTCATTAACACTTTCGCCATTGACCGGTATTTGTTCCATACATTGTACTTGCTTGTCCTGTTTGATTATCATGCAGGCATTCTGTGTCTCCTCAGTTATATCACTCACATTTGATGTCGAATACTGAATGCTACTACAACCACCAATTTTCTTTGAAATCCAAGCCAGATCAGAGGACAAATCAGTTGAGGAGTGCGACAAACTTCCATTCAAACTAGGTAGAGATTTTGTCTCTGGCGTCTCGTCCATATTTGCAAGCCTTTTCTTATAATCAAGGACATTTTCGTCTTCATCTCGTCGAGGGCTACTTTTTACTCCCTCGGATCTATCCTGCAACCATATGCTAGCTGGCTATCAAACTAGCTGAGATATTCATAACATTGGaaaaacaatataatacaatcaCCAAATGTTACAAAGATGCAAACTTGTGCAGAGTGCATTTGATTTAAAATGCATGCCGTGGCAGTGGACATTGCATCTTATATAACTATAAAGAAGTAAACATACAAAGAAGTTAAGGGGATTCGACATCTACTACATATATGAACCCCCTTCCGCCCCCTGGCTCCGCCCATGCATAGTATGTAGTGAATGCAAAATTGCTGCAAAAGGACTTATGTCATGCATTTTGGAAGTAACATAAAGGAAGAATACCATTCAGATATAAATGAATGCACAAAAGAGGGATATTGATAGAAAAGTAAGCACTATACCTCTTCTTGAGGGGGTGAACCATAGTTTGATTCGttagttgaagaagaaacaggCACTGATAAATGCGaggaaacatcatcatcatcatcatcagtgTATGAAGCAAACTCAGCTTCGTCAGCATATTCTTCACTCAGTAATCTAGAAAGAGAACCATTTCGGTCCATTGAAGCTTCTCTTTTTAACTTGTCCCTCAAGGATGACCTCACACGACTCCTCTCACCTATCTgaattttcaggaaaagaagagGCTGTGCTGTGTTCCTATAAGTTCGCTTGCAGTTAATAGGGGGACATATGCTCAAACTCTCTCTAACAACACCATAATCTGCCAAGTCAATGATCGCAGTTCCTAAAAGTTGACCTTTCACGGTCTTATCACGCCGGGGTTCATACAAGTGGAATTCTACGCAATTCTTTTGGAACGCGTTTCCGTCTCCACCTTTAAGCGAAGTTTCTCTTAGTAGTGTCACGGGAAGTCTAAATGactcattgaattcaattctCCCGTCACCAATACCAGAACCAGTTCCCGACGATGGAACAACTTGATTAGTAGATCCAGAGTGCTTATCTTCGTGTTCCCATTCGATTAGAACAGCACGGAGCGTTCTCAATGAATGCGACGGTGGCCAAGGTTTAATCTCCTTAATATGGATTAGATATTCGACTTGAACTGAGGGGCTATTCCTAGTTCTGCCCTTCAATCCCAAAACCATGATTTTAGAAACACAGATAAAGAATGGTCTT
This window encodes:
- the LOC107815754 gene encoding uncharacterized protein LOC107815754 translates to MVLGLKGRTRNSPSVQVEYLIHIKEIKPWPPSHSLRTLRAVLIEWEHEDKHSGSTNQVVPSSGTGSGIGDGRIEFNESFRLPVTLLRETSLKGGDGNAFQKNCVEFHLYEPRRDKTVKGQLLGTAIIDLADYGVVRESLSICPPINCKRTYRNTAQPLLFLKIQIGERSRVRSSLRDKLKREASMDRNGSLSRLLSEEYADEAEFASYTDDDDDDVSSHLSVPVSSSTNESNYGSPPQEEDRSEGVKSSPRRDEDENVLDYKKRLANMDETPETKSLPSLNGSLSHSSTDLSSDLAWISKKIGGCSSIQYSTSNVSDITEETQNACMIIKQDKQVQCMEQIPVNGESVNEQSSRQNSDPAEKACPIPHITDDNNNFVSTVSNFSDSEIEENTSTPPVNSLCDDARAAVTKNGSVDGENSEGYQQNEQGKEPMEDEGQCKNDESISCYSEEDTVKHDLKETHAISAYRDSSGAKSSTPDNEILKHVMSVRSSPESNRGDGSVGSNQLLVQDTLKSARGFSSNERKDQKASPRDTTNILLESKIHKLEQRVKMLEGELREAAAIEVGLYSVVAEHGCSMNKVHAPARRLSRFYLHACKETSVLKRGSAAKSAISGIYLIAKACGHDVARLTFWLSNSVVLRATITKFHGQQQLPLSTETMLGNSVVTDKKKFSPLKWESHSSNGVEDDICDSLGNWKDPVTFIRALEKAEAWIFSRIIESIWWQTLIPHMQSGAATAICNSMGSEINNVCSKTSSSGAEEHVNFSLDLWKKALKDACDRICPVRAGGHECGCLRLLSKLIMEQCVARLDVAMFNAILRESADEMPSDPISDPISDAEVLPIPAGKASFGAGAQLKNAIGNWSRWLTDLVGNSLHDENRADNDDDGSEEYDTSSKSFYLLDALSDLMMLPKDMLLSRTIRKEVCPTFGPIIIRRVLNVFVADEFCPDPIPECVLEALNTEDPFDAEEDSVMSYPCTAAPIAYKPPSTASVDSLLGDISSHSKLRRIGSSVLKKSYTSDDELDQMDMNFIISEGIETSPLAKSSRILKGNVDGNAVRYQLLREVWIKSEL